Proteins from a single region of Demequina sp. NBRC 110054:
- a CDS encoding phosphopantothenate--cysteine ligase family flavoprotein — MRVLLGVTGGIAAYKVALVLRRLAEDGHSVRVIPTAASLNFVGRSTWEALSGAPAPTVTFEDVPSVQHVRLGQRADIVLVAPATADFLASMARGEARDLLGNALLATSAPVVVAPAMHTEMWQNEATRANVATLKARGVHVIEPTVGRLTGPDSGPGRLPDPEDIVAALYSVASTEGVLGGTDDAGATESGAGDDASVTPGGSKDDATAGWGDLEGVRLVVSAGGTREPLDAVRFLGNRSSGHQGFAIAEAARERGADVTIVSAHVALPAGEGVRRVEVSTTADLGAAMREEAERADVVIMAAAVADFRPAQVAGHKIKKSGDGTLELSLVPTEDVLASLVQGRRDGQVIVGFAAETGDAGASVSEHGAAKARRKAADLMCVNEVGEAKGFGDRPNAVTMLDADGGRVGEVAGTKLAVAHGVLDQVVRLLHQV; from the coding sequence ATGCGCGTCCTGCTGGGGGTGACGGGCGGCATCGCCGCGTACAAGGTCGCCCTCGTGCTGAGGCGCCTGGCCGAGGACGGGCACTCGGTGAGGGTCATCCCCACCGCGGCCTCCCTCAACTTTGTCGGGCGCTCCACGTGGGAGGCGCTCTCGGGTGCGCCCGCGCCGACTGTGACCTTCGAGGACGTCCCGTCGGTCCAGCACGTGCGGCTGGGCCAGCGGGCCGACATCGTCCTCGTCGCCCCCGCAACCGCCGACTTCCTCGCCTCGATGGCCAGGGGAGAGGCGCGCGACCTGCTCGGCAACGCGCTGCTCGCGACCTCCGCACCGGTGGTCGTCGCGCCCGCGATGCACACCGAGATGTGGCAGAACGAGGCGACGCGCGCCAACGTCGCGACGCTCAAGGCGCGCGGTGTGCACGTGATCGAGCCCACCGTGGGCCGCCTCACCGGGCCCGACTCGGGTCCGGGCCGCCTGCCCGATCCGGAGGACATCGTCGCCGCGCTGTACTCGGTCGCCTCGACCGAGGGCGTGCTGGGCGGCACGGACGATGCTGGTGCCACGGAGAGCGGTGCCGGAGACGACGCTTCGGTCACGCCCGGCGGTTCCAAGGACGATGCGACGGCCGGCTGGGGAGACCTCGAGGGCGTCCGGCTCGTCGTGAGCGCCGGGGGCACGCGCGAGCCCCTCGACGCGGTCCGCTTCCTGGGCAACCGGTCCTCCGGTCACCAGGGCTTCGCGATCGCCGAGGCGGCGCGCGAGCGCGGCGCCGACGTCACGATCGTCTCCGCGCATGTGGCGCTTCCGGCCGGCGAGGGCGTGAGGCGTGTCGAGGTCTCCACGACCGCCGATCTCGGCGCAGCGATGCGCGAGGAGGCCGAGCGCGCCGACGTCGTCATCATGGCTGCGGCGGTGGCCGACTTCCGCCCTGCGCAGGTCGCGGGTCACAAGATCAAGAAGTCCGGCGACGGCACGCTCGAGCTGTCGCTCGTGCCCACGGAGGACGTGCTGGCCTCCCTGGTCCAGGGACGACGCGACGGCCAGGTGATCGTCGGGTTCGCGGCCGAGACGGGGGACGCGGGGGCGTCCGTCAGCGAGCACGGCGCGGCGAAGGCGCGACGCAAGGCGGCGGACCTGATGTGCGTCAACGAGGTCGGCGAGGCCAAGGGCTTCGGCGACCGCCCGAACGCCGTGACGATGCTCGACGCGGACGGCGGGCGGGTGGGTGAGGTCGCCGGCACGAAGCTCGCGGTGGCGCACGGCGTGCTCGATCAGGTCGTGAGGCTGCTGCACCAGGTGTGA
- the rpoZ gene encoding DNA-directed RNA polymerase subunit omega: protein MAGTVADPQGITNPPIDELLEKVDSKYALVIYSSKRARQINSYYEVLGEGHFDNVGPLVEADQTDKPLSVALREINAGDLLELGDSAE, encoded by the coding sequence GTGGCTGGAACCGTCGCAGACCCCCAGGGCATCACCAACCCGCCCATCGACGAGCTGCTCGAGAAGGTGGACTCGAAGTACGCGCTGGTGATCTACAGCTCGAAGCGTGCGCGCCAGATCAACTCGTACTACGAGGTGCTCGGCGAGGGCCACTTCGACAACGTGGGCCCGCTCGTCGAGGCCGACCAGACCGACAAGCCGCTGTCGGTCGCGCTCCGCGAGATCAACGCCGGAGACCTGCTGGAGCTCGGCGACTCCGCCGAGTAG